A section of the Candidatus Tectomicrobia bacterium genome encodes:
- a CDS encoding phosphomannose isomerase type II C-terminal cupin domain: MPAGEWDRRPWGGYLVLADEPDHKVKRITVDPGQRLSLQRHQKRGEHWYAVSGEGVVTLDGEDIPMLPGDAVDIPQGAWHRVRNPGALPFVFIEVQRGSYFGEDDIERKEDDYGRK; the protein is encoded by the coding sequence ATGCCCGCGGGAGAGTGGGACCGCCGCCCCTGGGGCGGCTATCTCGTCCTCGCCGACGAGCCCGACCACAAGGTGAAGCGCATCACCGTGGACCCGGGCCAGCGCCTGAGCCTCCAGCGCCACCAGAAGCGCGGCGAGCACTGGTACGCCGTCTCGGGCGAGGGCGTCGTGACGCTCGACGGCGAGGACATCCCGATGCTCCCCGGGGACGCCGTGGACATCCCCCAGGGGGCCTGGCACCGGGTGCGCAACCCGGGGGCCCTGCCCTTCGTCTTCATCGAGGTGCAGCGCGGCAGCTACTTCGGCGAGGACGACATCGAGCGCAAAGAGGACGACTACGGGAGGAAGTGA
- a CDS encoding nucleotidyltransferase domain-containing protein — protein MKPDDLLKQKRAEILRAVERYGARNVRIFGSVARGETDEKSDIDLLIDPGPEMSPFTHAELEMELEELLGRKVHLISARGLRPRVRENVMRDAVPL, from the coding sequence ATGAAGCCGGACGACCTCCTCAAGCAGAAGCGCGCGGAAATCCTCCGGGCCGTGGAGCGCTACGGCGCGCGGAACGTGCGCATCTTCGGCTCCGTGGCGCGGGGCGAGACCGACGAGAAGAGCGACATTGACCTGCTCATCGATCCGGGCCCCGAGATGAGCCCCTTCACCCACGCGGAACTCGAAATGGAACTGGAAGAACTCCTGGGCCGGAAGGTCCACCTCATCAGCGCGCGGGGTCTGCGCCCGCGTGTCCGAGAGAATGTGATGCGGGACGCCGTGCCGCTGTGA
- a CDS encoding DUF86 domain-containing protein: MRDDRLWFLDILEAAARIEEHAAKGREAFLRDEFLQVWMLHHLQIIGEVAAGLSQELRARHPQPSWRAAIALRNVVVHQYFVLDLEEIWKAATVHLPPFKRQVQQILAEIDSQGI, encoded by the coding sequence GTGAGGGACGACCGGCTGTGGTTTCTCGATATCCTTGAAGCCGCCGCGCGCATCGAGGAACATGCCGCCAAAGGCAGGGAAGCTTTCCTCCGGGATGAGTTCCTCCAGGTCTGGATGCTCCACCACCTTCAAATCATCGGCGAGGTCGCGGCGGGACTTTCCCAGGAATTACGGGCGCGCCACCCCCAACCTTCATGGAGAGCGGCCATCGCCTTGCGGAACGTGGTGGTGCACCAGTACTTCGTCCTTGATCTCGAAGAGATATGGAAAGCCGCAACCGTGCACTTGCCCCCCTTCAAGCGGCAGGTGCAACAAATCCTGGCCGAGATAGACTCGCAGGGAATATGA
- a CDS encoding GIY-YIG nuclease family protein — MSKSYFVYIVANYSRRLYAGITSNLTRRAFEHRNKTKPGFASRYDIGRLVYFEETNDVEAAIAREKHIKGWKRERKIALIESVNPGWADLMRG, encoded by the coding sequence ATGAGCAAGAGTTACTTCGTCTACATCGTGGCGAATTACTCGCGGCGGCTCTACGCCGGTATCACGAGCAACTTGACGCGAAGGGCTTTTGAGCATCGCAACAAGACGAAACCCGGATTTGCTTCAAGATACGACATTGGACGCCTGGTCTATTTCGAAGAAACGAACGATGTAGAGGCGGCCATCGCCCGTGAAAAGCATATCAAGGGCTGGAAGCGAGAGAGGAAGATCGCGTTGATCGAATCGGTCAATCCGGGGTGGGCGGACCTGATGCGGGGGTAA
- a CDS encoding pyridoxal phosphate-dependent aminotransferase translates to MNARFDPQAVAARRLKEVPFSGIRKVFDAVTKLEAAGRDVIHWQIGRTDFDTPAHAKQAAAESLARGDVHYAPNAGIAPLLKAIAARTEIDTGVETKPEQVIVMAGANEGILVSMLALVNPGDEVLVSDPNWHHYKSCASLAGGVPVEVPTREEDSFALRAEEVEKRITPRTKMLCITSPGNPTGTTVSLDELKKLAAVAVKHNLVVMSDEIYARIYFPEPCAPSIYSLPGMAERTVIINGFSKVYSMDGWRLGWTVASPEITRHLLKVRQYTTVCVNTFIQHGAAKALTASQDCVEEMRQAFGARRRVITEGLRSIEGVTLAEPTGAFYAFPNVKVFGKTSGEVADKLLNGHAIATVDGAVFGTSGEGYLRLAYSCSKEECERGVERLGKALEGMRG, encoded by the coding sequence ATGAACGCGAGATTCGACCCGCAGGCCGTGGCCGCCCGGCGGCTGAAGGAGGTCCCCTTCTCGGGCATCCGCAAGGTGTTCGACGCCGTGACCAAGCTCGAGGCGGCGGGGCGGGACGTCATCCACTGGCAGATCGGGCGCACCGACTTCGACACCCCGGCCCACGCCAAGCAGGCGGCGGCCGAGAGCCTCGCGCGCGGCGACGTGCACTACGCCCCCAACGCGGGGATAGCCCCCCTCCTCAAGGCCATCGCCGCCCGCACCGAGATCGACACCGGGGTGGAGACCAAGCCCGAGCAGGTCATCGTCATGGCCGGGGCGAACGAGGGCATCCTGGTCTCCATGCTGGCCCTCGTGAACCCCGGCGACGAGGTGCTCGTCTCCGACCCCAACTGGCACCACTACAAGTCCTGCGCCTCCCTCGCCGGGGGCGTGCCGGTCGAGGTGCCCACCCGGGAGGAGGACAGCTTCGCGCTGCGCGCCGAGGAGGTGGAGAAGCGCATCACCCCGCGCACCAAGATGCTCTGCATCACCTCCCCGGGGAACCCGACGGGCACCACGGTCTCCCTCGATGAGCTCAAGAAGCTGGCCGCCGTGGCGGTCAAGCACAACCTCGTCGTGATGTCGGACGAGATCTACGCCCGCATCTACTTCCCCGAGCCCTGCGCCCCGAGCATCTACTCGCTGCCGGGCATGGCCGAGCGCACCGTCATCATCAACGGCTTCTCCAAGGTGTACAGCATGGACGGCTGGCGCCTCGGCTGGACGGTGGCGAGCCCCGAGATCACCCGCCACCTCCTCAAGGTGCGCCAGTACACGACAGTCTGCGTCAACACCTTCATCCAGCACGGGGCGGCCAAGGCCCTCACCGCGAGCCAGGACTGCGTGGAGGAGATGCGCCAGGCCTTCGGCGCGCGGCGCAGGGTCATCACCGAGGGGCTGCGCTCCATCGAGGGGGTGACCCTGGCCGAGCCCACGGGGGCCTTCTACGCCTTCCCCAACGTGAAGGTCTTCGGGAAGACCTCGGGCGAGGTGGCGGACAAGCTCCTCAACGGGCACGCCATCGCCACGGTGGACGGCGCCGTCTTCGGCACGAGCGGGGAGGGCTACCTGCGCCTCGCCTACTCCTGCTCCAAGGAGGAGTGCGAGCGCGGCGTCGAGCGGCTGGGCAAGGCGCTGGAGGGGATGAGGGGGTAG
- a CDS encoding PhzF family phenazine biosynthesis protein — protein MPCPLLQVDAFTAVPFAGNPAAVCLLGAPADPEWMQRVAREMNLSETAFLAKRPDGWGLRWFTPTVEIALCGHATLASAHVLWEEGLQKPSEEIRFHTKSGPLACRRAGDWIEMDFPATREEPAQPPEGLAEALGATPRYVGRSRFDFLVEVDSEETLRALAPDHALLRALPVRGVIVTCRSERPKYDFVSRFFAPGSGIEEDPVTGSAHCCLGPFWGKRLKKTEMTGFQASARGGVVRVTVMGERVLLGGQAVTVLRGTLL, from the coding sequence ATGCCCTGTCCCCTCCTCCAGGTCGACGCCTTCACGGCCGTCCCCTTCGCGGGGAACCCGGCCGCCGTCTGCCTCCTCGGCGCCCCGGCCGACCCGGAGTGGATGCAGCGCGTCGCCCGCGAGATGAATCTCTCGGAAACCGCCTTCCTCGCGAAGCGCCCGGACGGCTGGGGCCTCCGCTGGTTCACCCCCACCGTCGAGATCGCCCTGTGCGGCCACGCCACCCTCGCCAGCGCCCACGTGCTCTGGGAGGAGGGCCTCCAGAAGCCCTCCGAGGAGATCCGCTTCCACACGAAGAGCGGCCCGCTCGCCTGCCGCCGCGCCGGGGACTGGATCGAGATGGACTTCCCGGCCACCCGCGAGGAGCCCGCCCAGCCGCCGGAGGGACTGGCCGAGGCGCTGGGCGCCACGCCGAGGTACGTGGGGAGGAGCCGGTTCGACTTCCTGGTCGAGGTGGACTCCGAGGAGACCCTGCGGGCCCTCGCGCCGGACCACGCCCTCCTCCGGGCCCTGCCCGTGCGCGGGGTGATCGTCACCTGCCGCTCCGAGAGGCCCAAGTACGACTTCGTCTCGCGCTTCTTCGCCCCCGGCTCCGGCATCGAGGAGGACCCCGTCACCGGCTCGGCCCACTGCTGCCTGGGGCCCTTCTGGGGGAAGCGCCTGAAGAAGACCGAGATGACCGGCTTCCAGGCCTCGGCGCGGGGAGGGGTGGTGCGGGTCACGGTGATGGGCGAGCGCGTCCTCCTCGGGGGCCAGGCCGTGACGGTGCTCAGGGGCACCCTGCTGTAA
- a CDS encoding MOSC domain-containing protein: MARNAAAQGVVEGIFLASIGKEPMEGVLAAEALVGRGLRGDRYSEGAGTHSSSDPGCQITLISAEALEAMARDSGIALRPEHSRRNLVTRGVDLGRLVGRPFRIGGALLRGVRINQPCLHLEGLIGISGLKAALEDRSGLNAEILEGGTIRRGDPVEEA, from the coding sequence ATGGCCCGGAACGCGGCGGCCCAGGGCGTGGTGGAGGGCATCTTCCTCGCCTCGATCGGCAAGGAGCCCATGGAGGGCGTCCTCGCGGCCGAGGCCCTGGTGGGCAGGGGGCTGCGGGGGGACCGCTACTCCGAGGGCGCGGGCACCCACTCCTCCTCCGACCCGGGCTGCCAGATCACCCTGATCTCGGCCGAGGCCCTCGAGGCCATGGCCCGCGACAGCGGCATCGCGCTCCGCCCGGAGCACAGCCGCCGCAACCTCGTCACCCGGGGCGTGGACCTCGGGCGCCTCGTGGGCAGGCCCTTCCGCATCGGGGGGGCCCTCCTGCGCGGGGTGCGCATCAACCAGCCCTGCCTCCACCTCGAGGGTCTCATAGGAATTTCCGGCCTCAAGGCGGCGCTCGAGGATCGCTCGGGCCTGAACGCCGAGATCCTCGAGGGCGGGACCATCCGCCGGGGCGACCCGGTGGAAGAGGCCTGA
- a CDS encoding SelT/SelW/SelH family protein yields the protein MAQALKRKFPRLEIAGNEGGKFRVGAFELTLEGKLLYSKLQTHRFPSESEAEKLIRKHL from the coding sequence TTGGCTCAAGCGCTGAAGAGGAAGTTCCCCCGGCTCGAGATTGCCGGGAACGAGGGCGGCAAGTTTCGCGTGGGCGCCTTCGAGCTCACCCTCGAGGGCAAGCTCCTCTACTCGAAGCTCCAGACCCACCGCTTCCCGAGCGAGTCGGAGGCGGAGAAGCTCATCCGGAAGCACCTCTAG
- a CDS encoding DMT family transporter, translating into MISAERKGVSFAVGAALLFGLSTPLAKILLGSVSPHLLAGLFYLGSGIGLGMVLLGRTMRSGTGGAREAPLRLPDLPWLGGAILSGGIAGPVLLMAGLSITPASAASLLLNLEGVFTALLAWFAFRENFDRRIALGMAAIVAGGCLLSWDGAPGWGGLAGPLAIAGACLAWGIDNNLTGRISGGDPVQIACLKGLVAGLVNGGLAWGSGASLPGLTTLASALIVGFFGYGLSLVLFVLGLRHLGTARTGAYFSLAPFIGSGVALLLLREPLSASFIAAALLMGGGIWLHLTERHEHPHAHGEMEHEHWHEHDAHHQHGHPPGMDPRGPHSHPHRHEPLVHSHPHYPDLHHRHRH; encoded by the coding sequence ATGATTTCCGCTGAACGGAAGGGAGTCTCCTTCGCCGTCGGCGCGGCCCTCCTGTTCGGCCTGAGCACTCCCCTCGCGAAAATCCTGCTGGGAAGCGTTTCGCCCCATCTCCTGGCGGGGCTCTTCTACCTCGGATCGGGAATAGGCCTGGGCATGGTCCTGCTCGGCCGGACCATGCGGTCCGGCACGGGCGGGGCGAGAGAAGCCCCTCTGCGCCTGCCGGACCTGCCCTGGCTCGGGGGCGCCATCCTGAGCGGAGGGATCGCGGGGCCGGTGCTCTTGATGGCGGGGCTGTCCATCACCCCTGCCTCGGCGGCTTCGCTGCTGCTCAACCTGGAGGGAGTGTTCACGGCGCTTCTGGCGTGGTTCGCCTTCCGGGAGAACTTCGACCGGCGAATCGCCCTGGGCATGGCGGCCATCGTGGCCGGCGGATGTCTCCTCTCCTGGGATGGTGCGCCCGGCTGGGGCGGGCTGGCCGGGCCGCTCGCCATCGCGGGCGCCTGCCTTGCGTGGGGGATCGACAACAACCTCACCGGACGTATCTCGGGCGGGGACCCGGTCCAGATCGCCTGCCTGAAGGGCCTCGTGGCCGGATTGGTGAACGGGGGCCTTGCCTGGGGGAGTGGCGCATCTCTTCCGGGGCTGACAACGCTCGCCTCCGCGCTCATCGTGGGTTTCTTCGGCTATGGGCTGAGCCTCGTCCTCTTCGTCCTTGGGTTGCGCCATCTCGGGACCGCGAGGACGGGGGCGTATTTCTCCTTGGCCCCTTTCATCGGTTCGGGCGTGGCCCTTCTCCTCCTGCGGGAGCCTCTCTCGGCCTCGTTCATCGCGGCGGCGCTTCTGATGGGCGGGGGGATATGGCTTCACTTGACCGAGCGCCACGAACATCCCCACGCGCACGGGGAGATGGAGCACGAGCACTGGCACGAGCACGACGCGCACCACCAGCACGGGCATCCGCCCGGCATGGACCCCCGGGGGCCGCACAGCCACCCGCATCGCCACGAACCCCTCGTCCACAGCCATCCCCATTATCCTGACCTGCACCACCGCCACCGGCATTAG
- a CDS encoding MFS transporter — MRDRTIIYCTAFLRSMGIGMASVLLALYLVKTGHGAFQVGLVVASGLAGMAAAMLFVGLFADRLGRRAVLSGLSLLAFAGSSLVIAGSSLPAIALGAFLGMLSGSGMDRGAIYTLEQAILPSTAPDEKRTIVYAGHGIALDTAHALGALLGGAPPLLRAWAGMDEALSFRWVLAVYPAMNLLSAFLFLRLSPAVEEAPAPGGAWGWRVSPRSRRIIFRLAALSGLDSVGGAFMPGALFAYWFFRRFGVEEGAIGVLFAASHVLSASSYMAAAWISRRIGLLNTMVFSQLPSNLLLVLLPLAPSFQVAVATYLLREFISQMDVPTRHSYMVAIVGPRERSAMTGMTNLARGVARMTGPSLSGYLMGFVSLSAPLFISAGIRMAYNYLLWREFRAIKPPEER; from the coding sequence ATGCGCGATAGGACGATCATCTACTGCACCGCCTTCCTGCGCAGCATGGGCATCGGCATGGCGAGCGTCCTGCTCGCCCTCTACCTGGTGAAGACGGGCCACGGCGCCTTCCAGGTGGGGCTGGTCGTCGCCTCGGGGCTGGCTGGGATGGCGGCGGCCATGCTCTTCGTGGGCCTCTTCGCCGACCGGCTGGGCCGCCGCGCGGTGCTGTCCGGTCTCTCCCTTCTCGCCTTCGCGGGGAGCTCCCTGGTGATCGCCGGGAGCTCGCTCCCCGCGATCGCGCTCGGCGCCTTCCTCGGGATGCTGAGCGGCTCGGGGATGGACCGGGGCGCCATCTACACGCTCGAGCAGGCCATCCTCCCTTCGACCGCGCCGGACGAGAAGCGCACCATCGTCTACGCCGGGCACGGGATCGCCCTCGACACCGCCCACGCCCTGGGGGCGCTCCTGGGCGGGGCGCCGCCCCTCCTGCGGGCCTGGGCGGGGATGGATGAGGCCCTCTCTTTCCGCTGGGTGCTCGCCGTCTACCCGGCCATGAACCTCCTCTCGGCCTTCCTTTTCCTGCGCCTCTCCCCGGCGGTGGAGGAGGCGCCCGCCCCCGGCGGAGCGTGGGGCTGGAGGGTGAGCCCGCGCTCGCGGCGGATCATCTTCCGGCTGGCCGCCCTCTCCGGCCTGGACAGCGTGGGCGGGGCTTTCATGCCGGGGGCGCTGTTCGCCTACTGGTTCTTCCGCCGGTTCGGGGTGGAGGAGGGCGCCATCGGGGTCCTCTTCGCGGCGAGCCATGTGCTCTCCGCCTCCTCCTATATGGCCGCCGCCTGGATCTCCCGGCGCATCGGGCTCCTCAACACCATGGTCTTCTCCCAGCTCCCCTCGAACCTCCTCCTTGTGCTGCTGCCCCTCGCCCCCTCGTTCCAGGTGGCGGTGGCGACCTACCTCCTCCGGGAGTTCATCTCCCAGATGGACGTCCCCACCCGGCACTCCTACATGGTGGCCATCGTGGGCCCCCGGGAGCGATCCGCCATGACGGGGATGACCAACCTCGCCCGGGGGGTGGCCCGGATGACGGGACCCTCCCTCTCGGGCTACCTCATGGGCTTCGTCTCCCTCTCGGCCCCGCTCTTCATCTCGGCCGGCATCCGCATGGCGTACAACTACCTCCTCTGGCGCGAGTTCCGCGCCATCAAGCCCCCCGAGGAGCGCTGA
- a CDS encoding MFS transporter has protein sequence MQPFMAIVLAGMVSRLGYQMARSPVLPRFAQDLGAAPELLGLIVAASTVTGIFVKLPAGALSDVLGKKRMMLLGCLFFALPPFLYPFVTGPYSLLLLRFLHGFATAIFSPVASAYVASLAEEGRGAKLGWFASATDIGATVGPLAGGLVLFATAGSYTATYLLVGALGVLPLLMVLRLPEREEEKPAGDTLSSRSRRFREGVAEVLSSPPILIASSLEAMMYVGYGAFLGFLPIYGKAEGLNDAQIALVLGVKLATATAVKPLTGGLSDRVGRKPVILAGLVLCAAVLPLLFRAAGFWPLMGLSLLLGLGVAAVTPCTTALVADLVKAGRMGSAMGVFGTIWDIGESAGPILAGFLIARMGYGSAFDLIALLMLGAAAVFALAVRDPAPPAGGPSA, from the coding sequence ATGCAGCCCTTCATGGCCATCGTGCTCGCGGGGATGGTCTCCCGCCTGGGCTACCAGATGGCGCGGAGCCCGGTGCTGCCCCGCTTCGCCCAGGACCTGGGGGCCGCCCCCGAGCTCCTGGGCCTCATCGTGGCGGCCTCGACCGTCACCGGCATCTTCGTCAAGCTCCCGGCGGGCGCCCTCTCGGACGTGCTGGGAAAGAAGCGCATGATGCTCCTGGGCTGCCTCTTCTTCGCGCTTCCGCCCTTTCTTTACCCCTTCGTGACGGGGCCCTACTCGCTCCTCCTCCTGCGCTTCCTGCACGGCTTCGCCACCGCCATCTTCTCGCCGGTCGCCTCGGCCTACGTGGCCTCCCTGGCGGAGGAGGGGAGGGGGGCCAAGCTGGGCTGGTTCGCCTCGGCCACCGACATCGGGGCGACCGTGGGGCCGCTCGCCGGAGGGCTGGTGCTCTTCGCCACGGCGGGCTCCTACACCGCCACCTATCTCCTGGTGGGGGCGCTGGGCGTGCTCCCCCTCCTCATGGTGCTGCGCCTGCCCGAGCGGGAGGAGGAGAAGCCGGCCGGGGACACCCTCTCCTCGCGCTCGCGCCGCTTCCGCGAGGGGGTGGCCGAGGTGCTCTCCAGCCCGCCCATCCTCATCGCGTCCTCCCTCGAAGCTATGATGTACGTGGGCTACGGGGCCTTCCTGGGCTTCCTGCCGATCTACGGCAAGGCGGAGGGGCTGAACGACGCCCAGATCGCCCTCGTCCTTGGGGTCAAGCTCGCCACCGCGACGGCGGTCAAGCCGCTGACGGGCGGGCTCTCGGACCGGGTGGGCCGCAAGCCGGTCATCCTGGCCGGGCTGGTGCTGTGCGCCGCGGTGCTCCCGCTCCTCTTCCGGGCGGCGGGGTTCTGGCCCCTGATGGGGCTCTCCCTCCTGCTGGGGCTGGGCGTGGCCGCCGTGACGCCCTGCACCACCGCCCTGGTGGCGGACCTCGTGAAGGCGGGCCGGATGGGCTCGGCCATGGGCGTCTTCGGCACCATCTGGGACATCGGGGAGTCGGCGGGGCCCATCCTCGCCGGCTTCCTCATCGCCCGGATGGGGTACGGGAGCGCCTTCGACCTGATCGCCCTCCTCATGCTGGGAGCGGCGGCCGTCTTCGCCCTCGCCGTGCGGGATCCCGCCCCCCCGGCGGGGGGGCCCTCCGCTTGA
- a CDS encoding chromate resistance protein, whose product MDRTAEGNWLLLIHRIPPSPAYFRVKIWRRLQGLGSVAIKNSVYVLPRTAQTTEDFQWVVREIVQGGGEASLCEAQFVDGLTDQEVRALFQEARGAEYAELAREARAAQEALAAGGEGGKRENDGAALARLRKRLHEIAALDFFGAPGRETAEGAVAALESALRPAGRAEAGPEAARRRADLLEGAEGRTWVTRRDVHVDRMASAWLIRRFIDPDARFRFVSSNIHSPGPGEIRFDMFEAEFTHEGDLCTFEVLLEGAGLDDPALRTIAEIVHDIDMKDGKFGREEAPGLARLFDGIALSQAGDEDRLKNAAAALDGLYAYFKGKPIAP is encoded by the coding sequence ATGGACCGGACTGCGGAAGGCAATTGGCTTCTCCTCATCCATCGCATCCCGCCGTCGCCTGCCTATTTCCGCGTCAAGATTTGGCGCCGGCTGCAGGGCCTGGGGTCGGTGGCCATCAAGAACTCGGTCTACGTCCTCCCTCGGACCGCCCAGACCACGGAGGACTTCCAGTGGGTCGTCCGGGAGATCGTCCAGGGGGGAGGGGAAGCCTCCCTCTGCGAGGCGCAGTTCGTGGACGGCCTGACGGACCAAGAGGTGCGGGCGCTCTTCCAGGAGGCCCGGGGCGCCGAGTACGCCGAGCTCGCCCGGGAGGCCCGCGCGGCGCAGGAGGCCCTGGCCGCGGGAGGGGAGGGAGGCAAGCGCGAGAACGACGGCGCGGCACTTGCCCGGCTGCGGAAGCGCCTCCACGAGATCGCGGCCCTGGACTTCTTCGGGGCGCCGGGCCGGGAGACCGCCGAGGGCGCGGTGGCCGCCCTGGAAAGCGCGCTGCGCCCCGCCGGGCGGGCCGAGGCCGGGCCGGAGGCGGCCCGCCGGCGGGCGGACCTCCTGGAAGGGGCCGAGGGCCGCACTTGGGTCACGCGGCGGGACGTCCACGTGGACCGGATGGCGAGCGCCTGGCTCATCCGGCGCTTCATCGACCCCGATGCGCGCTTCCGCTTCGTGTCCTCCAATATCCATTCGCCCGGGCCGGGCGAGATCCGCTTCGACATGTTCGAGGCCGAGTTCACGCACGAGGGGGACCTGTGCACCTTCGAGGTCCTGCTGGAGGGCGCCGGACTGGACGACCCGGCCCTTCGGACCATCGCCGAGATCGTGCACGACATCGACATGAAGGACGGCAAGTTCGGCCGCGAGGAGGCGCCCGGCCTGGCGCGCCTCTTCGACGGCATCGCGCTGAGCCAAGCCGGCGACGAGGATCGCCTCAAGAACGCGGCGGCCGCACTGGACGGCCTGTACGCATACTTCAAGGGGAAGCCCATCGCCCCGTGA
- a CDS encoding OB-fold domain-containing protein produces MAGIVSVGAYVPFYRLGGEAVRAVWGAGDAKASRPVAGFDEDAITLGVEALINAAGWGEAPVGALYLASTSLPYAEKSNAAVLAAAADLPETLYAADLTGSLRAGTSALLAALDAVKAGSAERAAVVASEVRPARPGGPDELAFCDAAAAVIVGQGEDVAAEVEAVHSWTEDFIDRWRIPGEGEVLAGDAKFIQDYGYIRQTAATVEGLLKKTGATREDIARVLVYAPDARTHAGICAKLGFPQGAYPERPLVARLGDAGAAAPLLALVEALQGAEPGEHILVAGHGSGGDALLLRATEKVHQLRAARGVAWSLERARPLSSYGKWLRFRGMGPEEEIRPFSSPSILWKESRASMRLRAGKCRKCGEVQYPRQRVCNGCGTKDQWDEKKLSRRGKIYTFTHDYLPPSPEGYISMATADLDGGGRFYAQMTDHDKKWVKVGAEVELVFRLLHRGDGYYNYFWKLRPA; encoded by the coding sequence ATGGCGGGCATCGTCAGCGTGGGGGCCTACGTGCCCTTCTACCGGCTGGGAGGGGAGGCGGTCCGGGCGGTGTGGGGAGCGGGGGACGCCAAGGCCTCCCGTCCCGTGGCGGGCTTCGACGAGGACGCCATCACCCTGGGGGTCGAGGCCCTGATCAACGCGGCGGGCTGGGGGGAGGCTCCCGTCGGCGCCCTCTACCTCGCCTCGACGAGCCTCCCCTACGCCGAGAAGTCGAACGCGGCCGTCCTCGCCGCCGCGGCGGACCTGCCCGAGACCCTCTACGCCGCCGATCTGACGGGCTCCCTGCGGGCCGGGACCTCGGCCCTGCTCGCCGCGCTCGACGCCGTAAAAGCGGGCTCGGCCGAGCGCGCCGCCGTGGTGGCCTCCGAGGTGAGGCCCGCGCGGCCGGGAGGCCCGGACGAGCTCGCCTTCTGCGACGCCGCCGCCGCCGTTATCGTGGGCCAGGGGGAAGATGTCGCCGCCGAGGTCGAGGCGGTCCACTCCTGGACGGAGGACTTCATCGATCGCTGGCGGATTCCGGGCGAGGGGGAGGTCCTCGCCGGGGACGCCAAGTTCATCCAGGACTACGGCTACATCCGCCAGACGGCGGCGACGGTGGAGGGCCTCCTCAAGAAGACGGGCGCCACGCGGGAGGACATCGCCCGCGTCCTCGTCTACGCCCCGGACGCCCGCACCCACGCCGGCATCTGCGCCAAGCTGGGCTTCCCGCAGGGGGCCTACCCCGAGCGCCCCCTCGTCGCTCGCCTGGGGGACGCGGGGGCGGCGGCACCCCTGCTCGCCCTGGTCGAGGCTCTCCAGGGGGCCGAGCCGGGCGAGCACATCCTGGTCGCGGGGCACGGGAGCGGGGGGGACGCCCTCCTCCTCCGGGCGACGGAGAAAGTTCATCAACTGCGCGCCGCGCGCGGGGTGGCGTGGTCCCTCGAGCGGGCGAGGCCCCTCTCCTCCTACGGCAAGTGGCTGCGCTTCCGGGGGATGGGGCCCGAGGAGGAGATCCGCCCCTTCAGCTCCCCGAGCATCCTGTGGAAGGAGAGCCGGGCGAGCATGCGCCTCCGGGCCGGGAAGTGCCGGAAGTGCGGGGAGGTCCAGTACCCCCGCCAGCGGGTGTGCAACGGCTGCGGGACCAAGGACCAGTGGGACGAGAAGAAGCTCTCCCGGCGGGGCAAGATCTACACCTTCACCCACGACTACCTCCCTCCCTCGCCCGAGGGCTATATCAGCATGGCCACGGCGGACCTCGACGGCGGAGGCCGCTTCTACGCCCAGATGACGGACCACGACAAGAAATGGGTGAAGGTGGGGGCGGAGGTGGAGCTCGTCTTCAGGCTTCTCCACCGGGGGGATGGGTATTACAATTACTTCTGGAAGCTGCGGCCCGCCTAA